A stretch of Nonomuraea africana DNA encodes these proteins:
- a CDS encoding 6-phosphofructokinase, whose protein sequence is MRIGVLTGGGDCPGLNAVIRAVVRKGVSVYGHEFVGFKDGWRGPLEGDTMPLDIQAVRGILPRGGTILGSSRTNPIKIEGGVDRIKDNLAAGGVDALIAIGGEDTLGVARQLFDRGVRVVGVPKTIDNDLSGTDYTFGFDTAVNIATEAIDRLHTTAESHHRALICEVMGRHAGWIALHAGMAGGANVILIPEKPFDIDRVCEYVESRFRTRYSPIIVVAEGAHPVEGQMALQAGELDSFGHVRLGGIGEVLAKEIEKRTGKEARTTVLGHIQRGGTPTAFDRVLATRFGLQAIDAVHAGDFGTMVALRGTDIVRVGLDEATSELKTVPVSRYEEAEVFFG, encoded by the coding sequence ATGCGTATTGGAGTGCTCACCGGGGGCGGAGACTGCCCCGGTCTCAATGCTGTGATCAGGGCCGTTGTCCGCAAGGGTGTCAGCGTTTACGGGCATGAGTTCGTCGGATTCAAGGATGGCTGGCGTGGCCCCCTCGAGGGCGACACGATGCCGCTGGACATCCAGGCCGTCCGGGGCATCCTGCCCCGTGGCGGCACGATCCTCGGCTCGTCCCGCACCAACCCCATCAAGATTGAAGGTGGAGTCGACCGGATCAAAGACAATCTCGCCGCGGGCGGGGTCGACGCGCTGATCGCGATCGGCGGCGAGGACACCCTCGGTGTCGCCCGCCAGCTGTTCGACCGCGGGGTCAGGGTGGTCGGCGTGCCCAAGACCATCGACAACGACCTGTCGGGCACCGACTACACCTTCGGCTTCGACACGGCCGTCAACATCGCCACCGAGGCGATCGACAGGCTGCACACCACGGCCGAGTCCCATCACCGCGCGCTCATCTGTGAGGTCATGGGGCGTCACGCGGGCTGGATCGCGCTGCACGCGGGTATGGCCGGCGGAGCGAACGTCATCCTCATCCCCGAGAAGCCGTTCGACATCGACAGGGTCTGCGAGTACGTCGAGTCGCGCTTCCGCACCCGCTACTCGCCGATCATCGTGGTCGCCGAGGGTGCGCACCCGGTCGAGGGGCAGATGGCCCTGCAGGCCGGCGAGCTCGACTCCTTCGGCCACGTACGGCTCGGCGGCATCGGCGAGGTCCTGGCCAAGGAGATCGAGAAGCGCACCGGCAAGGAGGCCCGCACCACCGTGCTCGGCCACATCCAGCGCGGCGGCACGCCGACCGCGTTCGACAGGGTCCTGGCCACCAGGTTCGGGCTGCAGGCGATCGACGCCGTCCACGCGGGAGACTTCGGGACGATGGTGGCGCTGCGCGGCACCGACATCGTCCGCGTCGGGCTCGACGAGGCCACCTCCGAGCTGAAGACCGTGCCGGTCTCGCGCTACGAGGAGGCCGAGGTCTTCTTCGGTTAA
- a CDS encoding FGGY family carbohydrate kinase has translation MSVLAIDAGTTGVTALIVTEEGRIESRGYEEFSQHFPQPGWVEHAPEEIWQATLAACRTALDGASAPPTCVGLTNQRETAVLWDRRTLAAPRRAVVWQDRRTSGICARLREQGHEPRVSELTGLRLDPYFTATKLTWLRENDPRAWTDDIVVGTVDSYLVARLTAGARHVTDPSNASRTLLYGLASGGWESELCELFGVPERALPEIVPNYGEIGRTAPEAFLGLDLPITGMAGDQQAALFGQTCFSAGDVKCTYGTGSFLLVNTGGEIIRSRAGLLTTVAWETPSGERTYALEGAIFVTGAAVQWLRDGLGLINTAPESEAVARTVPDSGGVVFVPALTGLGAPHWDPEARGTITGITRGTTRAHLVRATLEAIAFEVRDVVETMPPVAALKADGGASSNDLLMQFQADQLGIAVERPVIQETTALGAAFLAGLGSGVWSSPEELRKTWQLDRRFEPGVRDDAAYERWQGAVRRSRA, from the coding sequence GTGAGCGTTTTGGCGATAGACGCAGGCACAACAGGGGTGACCGCGCTGATCGTCACCGAGGAGGGACGGATCGAATCGCGCGGATACGAGGAGTTCTCCCAGCACTTCCCGCAGCCCGGGTGGGTGGAGCACGCGCCCGAGGAGATCTGGCAGGCGACGCTCGCGGCCTGCCGTACCGCGCTGGACGGGGCGTCGGCGCCGCCCACCTGTGTCGGCCTCACCAACCAGCGGGAGACGGCGGTCCTGTGGGACCGCCGCACGCTGGCCGCGCCGCGCCGCGCGGTCGTCTGGCAGGACAGGCGCACCTCGGGCATCTGCGCACGCCTGCGGGAGCAGGGCCACGAGCCCCGCGTCTCCGAGCTGACGGGGCTGCGCCTCGACCCCTACTTCACCGCGACCAAGCTGACCTGGCTGCGCGAGAACGACCCCAGGGCGTGGACGGACGACATCGTGGTCGGCACCGTCGACTCCTACCTGGTCGCCAGGCTGACGGCGGGCGCCAGGCACGTGACCGACCCCTCCAACGCCTCCCGCACCCTGCTGTACGGCCTGGCCTCCGGCGGCTGGGAGTCCGAGCTGTGCGAGTTGTTCGGCGTTCCCGAGCGGGCCCTGCCGGAGATCGTGCCGAACTACGGCGAGATCGGCAGGACCGCCCCCGAGGCCTTCCTCGGGCTCGACCTGCCGATCACCGGGATGGCCGGCGACCAGCAGGCGGCGCTGTTCGGCCAGACCTGCTTCTCCGCGGGCGACGTCAAGTGCACCTACGGCACCGGCTCCTTCCTGCTGGTCAACACAGGAGGCGAGATCATCCGCTCGCGGGCGGGGCTGCTGACCACGGTCGCGTGGGAGACCCCCTCGGGCGAGCGCACCTACGCGCTGGAGGGCGCGATCTTCGTGACGGGGGCCGCGGTGCAGTGGCTGCGCGACGGTCTCGGCCTCATCAACACCGCGCCCGAGTCGGAGGCGGTGGCCCGCACGGTCCCCGACAGCGGCGGCGTGGTGTTCGTCCCGGCGCTGACCGGGCTCGGCGCGCCGCACTGGGACCCCGAGGCGCGCGGCACGATCACCGGCATCACCCGCGGCACCACCCGCGCCCATCTCGTGCGCGCGACGCTGGAGGCGATCGCGTTCGAGGTGCGCGACGTCGTGGAGACGATGCCGCCGGTGGCCGCGCTGAAGGCCGACGGCGGCGCCAGCTCCAACGACCTGCTGATGCAGTTCCAGGCCGACCAGCTCGGCATCGCGGTGGAGCGGCCGGTGATCCAGGAGACGACCGCGCTGGGCGCCGCCTTCCTGGCCGGGCTCGGCTCGGGCGTGTGGTCCTCCCCCGAGGAGCTGCGCAAGACCTGGCAGCTCGACCGCCGCTTCGAACCGGGGGTGCGCGACGACGCCGCCTACGAGCGATGGCAGGGGGCCGTACGGCGTTCGCGCGCGTGA
- a CDS encoding ATP-dependent Clp protease ATP-binding subunit, with the protein METNVKLDDLINAVKTSGTDPLIQLSNAVVLGEHLGEVADHLIGHFVDQARRAGASWTDIGRSMGVTKQAAQKRFVPKDGPSLAEDLRSYGRFTDRARHAVVAAQDEARAAARDHIEPEHLALGLLHEPESLAIKIMEFLGVSLDAMREALTIPPAGPQAEVPDRIPFSAQAKKALELTLREALRLGHNYVGTEHILLGILALEEGPAVDGFARLGVTRQAVEDELRRLLAGLMGNA; encoded by the coding sequence ATGGAGACGAACGTCAAACTCGACGACCTCATCAACGCCGTCAAGACCAGCGGCACCGACCCTCTGATCCAGCTCTCCAACGCGGTCGTGCTCGGCGAGCACCTCGGCGAGGTCGCCGACCACCTCATCGGCCACTTCGTGGATCAGGCCCGCCGCGCGGGGGCGTCGTGGACCGACATCGGCAGGAGCATGGGCGTGACCAAGCAGGCCGCCCAGAAGCGGTTCGTGCCCAAGGACGGGCCGAGCCTGGCCGAGGACCTGCGCAGCTACGGGCGCTTCACCGACCGCGCCCGCCACGCGGTCGTGGCGGCACAGGACGAGGCCCGCGCGGCGGCCAGGGACCACATCGAGCCCGAGCACCTCGCCCTCGGACTGCTGCACGAGCCGGAGAGCCTGGCAATCAAGATCATGGAGTTCCTCGGCGTCTCCCTCGACGCCATGCGGGAGGCGCTGACGATCCCCCCGGCGGGCCCCCAGGCGGAGGTTCCCGACCGCATTCCCTTCTCCGCCCAGGCGAAGAAGGCGCTGGAGCTCACGCTGCGCGAGGCGCTGCGCCTCGGCCACAACTACGTGGGCACCGAGCACATCCTGCTCGGGATCCTCGCACTGGAGGAGGGCCCCGCGGTGGACGGGTTCGCGCGACTCGGCGTCACCAGGCAGGCGGTGGAGGACGAGCTCAGGCGGCTGCTCGCGGGACTCATGGGCAACGCCTGA
- a CDS encoding lactonase family protein produces the protein MKHLFVGGYGPDLVTVDPELAVIASVAAQKASFLAPHPSLPVLYAVGEADNGLVSAYTVAEGGALTPLAERSSEGGQPCHLAVHPGGEVLAVANYGDGTVSLHRLDGSGAFAGEPVVLTHTGSGPVAERQECSHAHQAVFHEDVLYVADLGTDEIRRYTPGGAALEPVRLPAGMGPRHLVFERGRCHVAGELDAMVRTYDGVWTEVAAAPASEEPGTNYPSHIDVAGPYVYVGNRGPDTVSVLRADDLKKVAEVPSGGSWPRHFAIDGETMYVANQTSNTVALLPLVKGLPKPASRTFGVAAPACVLPR, from the coding sequence GTGAAGCACCTCTTCGTCGGCGGGTATGGCCCCGACCTCGTGACCGTTGATCCCGAGCTGGCTGTGATCGCGAGTGTCGCGGCGCAGAAGGCCTCCTTCCTCGCGCCGCATCCCTCGCTCCCGGTGCTCTATGCCGTGGGTGAGGCCGACAACGGCCTGGTCAGCGCCTACACCGTGGCCGAGGGCGGCGCGCTCACGCCACTGGCCGAGCGCTCCAGCGAGGGCGGCCAGCCGTGCCACCTGGCCGTGCATCCGGGTGGCGAGGTGCTGGCCGTGGCCAACTACGGCGACGGCACCGTCAGCCTGCACCGGCTCGACGGGTCGGGCGCCTTCGCGGGCGAACCCGTGGTGCTGACGCACACGGGCTCGGGCCCCGTGGCCGAACGGCAGGAGTGCTCGCACGCCCACCAGGCGGTCTTCCACGAGGACGTGCTGTACGTGGCCGACCTGGGCACCGACGAGATCCGCCGCTACACCCCGGGCGGCGCGGCGCTGGAGCCCGTGCGGTTGCCCGCCGGGATGGGCCCGCGCCACCTGGTCTTCGAGCGAGGACGCTGCCACGTGGCCGGCGAGCTCGACGCCATGGTCCGCACCTACGACGGCGTGTGGACCGAGGTGGCGGCCGCCCCGGCCAGCGAGGAGCCGGGCACCAACTACCCCTCGCACATCGACGTGGCCGGGCCTTACGTCTACGTCGGGAACAGGGGGCCCGACACCGTCTCCGTGCTGCGCGCCGACGACCTGAAGAAGGTCGCGGAGGTGCCCAGCGGCGGCAGCTGGCCCCGGCACTTCGCCATCGACGGCGAGACGATGTACGTGGCCAACCAGACGAGCAACACCGTCGCGCTCCTCCCGCTCGTGAAGGGGCTGCCCAAGCCGGCGAGCCGGACGTTCGGGGTCGCCGCGCCCGCGTGCGTGCTGCCCCGGTAG
- a CDS encoding bifunctional helix-turn-helix transcriptional regulator/GNAT family N-acetyltransferase → MNSLTEARIEEIRAFNRFYTKVIGVLQSGMLDSPYSLTEVRVLFELAHAEGLAMEAGELRRLLDLDAGYLSRILTRFDNDGLIVRERSDTDARKQVVRLTEAGSVTFARLDQRQVEEIGALLEGLSEERQGRLVAGMAAIRSALDRSATARGPYVIRAPRAGDLGWVVWRHGSLYSQEYGWGLDFEKLVAGIVSAYDPARDAGWIADIDGTPVGSVFCMRKDETTAQLRMLMVEPAARGLGLGGRLVEECLHHARESGYKRIMLWTRDCLVSARRIYQAAGFTLESEEKSVENGVDVVEQVWSRDL, encoded by the coding sequence ATGAACTCGTTGACGGAAGCAAGGATTGAAGAGATCAGGGCCTTCAATCGCTTCTACACCAAGGTGATCGGGGTCCTGCAGTCCGGCATGCTCGACTCTCCCTACTCGCTGACCGAGGTGAGGGTGCTGTTCGAGCTCGCGCACGCCGAGGGCCTCGCCATGGAGGCGGGCGAGCTGCGCAGACTGCTCGACCTCGACGCCGGGTACCTGAGCAGGATCCTGACCAGGTTCGACAACGACGGCCTGATCGTCAGGGAGCGCTCGGACACCGACGCGCGCAAGCAGGTCGTCCGGCTCACCGAGGCGGGCTCGGTCACCTTCGCCCGGCTCGACCAGCGGCAGGTCGAGGAGATCGGCGCACTGCTCGAAGGGCTGAGCGAGGAGCGGCAAGGGCGGCTGGTCGCCGGAATGGCGGCGATCCGCTCGGCGCTCGACCGCTCGGCCACCGCCCGCGGCCCCTACGTCATCAGAGCCCCGCGCGCGGGCGACCTCGGCTGGGTCGTCTGGCGGCACGGCTCGCTCTACAGCCAGGAGTACGGCTGGGGCCTCGACTTCGAGAAGCTCGTGGCGGGCATCGTCAGCGCATACGACCCGGCGCGCGACGCGGGGTGGATCGCCGACATCGACGGGACGCCGGTGGGCTCGGTGTTCTGCATGCGCAAGGACGAGACCACGGCCCAGCTGCGGATGCTCATGGTGGAGCCGGCGGCGAGGGGGCTCGGCCTCGGCGGCAGGCTGGTGGAGGAGTGCCTGCACCACGCCAGGGAGTCGGGGTACAAGCGGATCATGCTGTGGACCCGCGACTGCCTGGTGAGCGCGCGCCGGATCTACCAGGCGGCGGGCTTCACGCTCGAGTCGGAGGAGAAGTCGGTCGAGAACGGCGTCGACGTGGTCGAGCAGGTCTGGTCGCGCGACCTATGA
- a CDS encoding GNAT family N-acetyltransferase, translating to MTLEDFLARAAGGRPPAADGMVTILPQPSPRDLGVIAFTGHSVVFADLDPQWIRDRLPEGDLSAPLNPPFLRALEVETGRAVDNIDVLALGLPDHGPLPSGLDEVTGHDHPRVARAMRHRSAVRVWTCEEGVLTIGRGVAGRWEVAVEVAPEHRGRGAGRRLALAARRLCDAPLWAQIAPGNAASLRAFLAAGFAPMGAEALLVAAESR from the coding sequence ATGACGCTGGAGGACTTTCTCGCCCGCGCGGCCGGCGGCAGGCCGCCCGCCGCCGACGGCATGGTGACGATCCTGCCGCAGCCCAGCCCCCGCGACCTGGGCGTCATCGCCTTCACCGGGCACAGCGTGGTCTTCGCCGACCTCGACCCGCAGTGGATCCGCGACCGGCTGCCCGAGGGCGACCTCTCCGCGCCGCTGAACCCGCCGTTCCTGCGGGCGCTGGAGGTGGAGACGGGCCGCGCGGTGGACAACATCGACGTGCTCGCCCTGGGCCTGCCCGACCACGGGCCGCTCCCGTCCGGGCTGGACGAGGTCACCGGCCATGACCATCCCAGAGTGGCGCGCGCGATGCGGCACCGCTCCGCCGTACGGGTGTGGACCTGCGAGGAGGGCGTGCTGACGATCGGCAGGGGCGTGGCGGGGCGCTGGGAGGTGGCGGTGGAGGTCGCGCCCGAGCACCGGGGACGCGGCGCGGGCAGGCGGCTGGCGCTGGCGGCGCGCCGACTGTGCGACGCCCCGCTGTGGGCACAGATCGCGCCGGGCAACGCGGCCAGCCTGCGCGCGTTCCTGGCGGCGGGCTTCGCGCCCATGGGCGCGGAGGCGCTGCTCGTCGCCGCGGAAAGTCGGTAA
- a CDS encoding TetR/AcrR family transcriptional regulator → MSDRPVRRQARGLKRMAEILDAAELVIAEVGYPDLTTNQVAARAGMSPGSLYQFFRNKDEILDGLVARYTDDRREFWAERLAAVTPDVPLETLVNTFVDESVAFKGSSPAYWALLYGSATGDRLMAASRRLHGAIAEQVAEMLVRRSPGLDKDRALLMGTMAVSMVKAVIPQNSPELIEELKAMLMGYLSAAWAKGPVTSKV, encoded by the coding sequence ATGTCCGACCGTCCGGTACGCCGCCAGGCACGCGGTCTCAAGCGCATGGCGGAGATCCTCGACGCCGCCGAACTGGTCATCGCCGAGGTCGGCTACCCCGACCTCACGACCAACCAGGTGGCGGCGCGGGCGGGCATGTCCCCCGGCTCTCTCTACCAGTTCTTCCGCAACAAGGACGAGATCCTCGACGGCCTGGTCGCCCGCTACACCGACGACCGCCGCGAGTTCTGGGCCGAGCGCCTGGCCGCCGTCACCCCCGACGTCCCGCTCGAGACGCTGGTGAACACCTTCGTCGACGAGAGCGTGGCCTTCAAGGGCAGCTCGCCCGCCTACTGGGCCCTGCTGTACGGCTCCGCCACGGGCGACAGGCTGATGGCGGCCTCACGACGGCTGCACGGCGCGATCGCCGAGCAGGTCGCGGAGATGCTGGTGCGCCGCTCCCCCGGCCTCGACAAGGACAGGGCGCTGCTCATGGGCACGATGGCGGTCTCCATGGTGAAGGCCGTCATCCCGCAGAACTCACCCGAGTTGATCGAGGAGCTCAAGGCCATGCTGATGGGCTACCTGTCGGCGGCCTGGGCGAAGGGGCCGGTCACCTCGAAGGTGTGA
- a CDS encoding alkaline phosphatase PhoX, translating into MLRRTLVRTGAAFAGSVWLGSPKPRTAAGPYGPLGEPDAEGLALPEAFSGRVVARSGRKVAGLTWHAVPSGGACFPDGDGWIYVSNSGIPLLGGVSALRFDAEGQVRDAYRILSGTNLNRAGGATPWHTWLSCEEITRGRVFECDPYGSRAARPRLAMGRFTHEAAAFDPDRQVVYLTEDEPDGCFYRFRPLDWGDLTEGALEVLTTSGAWRPVPSPAALTSATRHQVEDAAHFDRGADCHYLGGVCYFTTRGDGRLWAYDAETGRLETPSTLAAAAAAGELFVAGDMEINLVSPSGEISPFLRLSGYESAELTGPAFSPDGRRLYFSTLYGRSGTPEAGDGHTFEVTGPFAQAADR; encoded by the coding sequence ATGTTGCGCAGAACTCTCGTCCGCACGGGCGCCGCGTTCGCCGGCTCCGTGTGGCTCGGCTCGCCGAAGCCGCGCACAGCGGCGGGTCCCTACGGCCCGCTCGGGGAGCCTGACGCGGAGGGGCTGGCCCTGCCCGAAGCCTTCTCCGGGAGGGTGGTCGCCCGCTCGGGACGCAAGGTCGCCGGACTGACCTGGCACGCCGTCCCCAGTGGCGGCGCGTGTTTCCCCGACGGCGACGGGTGGATCTACGTGTCCAACTCGGGGATCCCGCTGCTCGGCGGCGTCTCGGCGCTGCGGTTCGACGCCGAGGGCCAGGTCCGCGACGCGTACCGCATCCTGTCGGGCACCAATCTCAACCGCGCGGGCGGCGCCACCCCCTGGCACACCTGGCTGTCGTGCGAGGAGATCACGCGCGGCCGCGTCTTCGAGTGCGACCCGTACGGCTCCCGCGCCGCCCGTCCCCGCCTGGCCATGGGCAGGTTCACCCACGAGGCCGCCGCCTTCGACCCTGACAGGCAGGTCGTCTACCTCACCGAGGACGAGCCGGACGGCTGCTTCTACCGGTTCAGGCCGCTCGACTGGGGCGACCTGACCGAGGGCGCGCTGGAGGTGCTGACCACCTCGGGCGCGTGGCGGCCCGTCCCGTCACCGGCCGCGCTGACCAGCGCCACCCGCCACCAGGTCGAGGACGCCGCGCACTTCGACCGCGGCGCCGACTGCCACTACCTCGGCGGCGTCTGCTATTTCACCACCAGGGGCGACGGCCGACTGTGGGCCTACGACGCGGAGACGGGCCGCCTCGAGACGCCGTCCACGCTGGCCGCGGCCGCCGCGGCGGGAGAGCTGTTCGTCGCGGGAGACATGGAGATCAACCTGGTCAGCCCGTCGGGAGAGATCTCTCCCTTCCTGCGGCTGTCGGGGTACGAGAGCGCCGAGCTGACCGGCCCCGCGTTCTCACCCGACGGGCGGCGGCTCTACTTCTCCACCCTGTACGGCAGGAGCGGCACCCCCGAGGCGGGCGACGGTCACACCTTCGAGGTGACCGGCCCCTTCGCCCAGGCCGCCGACAGGTAG
- a CDS encoding Dps family protein → MATITGPLSGDARKVVAEALQGALVDLIDLSLIAKQAHWNVVGAHFRPLHLQLDELVAVAREHADTVAERAVALGINPDGRSATVAAGTKLQQPEHGWIEDGKVVATFTDILEGVIRRMRERVAATDEPDPVTQDLLIAVTQDVEKQHWMFQAQR, encoded by the coding sequence ATGGCTACGATCACAGGACCGCTCTCGGGCGACGCGCGAAAGGTCGTCGCGGAGGCTCTGCAGGGAGCGCTCGTCGATCTCATCGACCTTTCCCTGATCGCCAAGCAGGCGCACTGGAACGTGGTCGGCGCCCACTTCAGGCCGCTGCACCTCCAGCTCGACGAGCTGGTCGCCGTGGCGAGGGAGCACGCCGACACCGTCGCCGAGCGGGCCGTGGCGCTGGGGATCAACCCGGACGGGCGTTCGGCCACCGTGGCGGCGGGGACGAAGCTCCAGCAGCCCGAGCACGGCTGGATCGAGGACGGGAAGGTCGTCGCCACATTCACGGACATCCTCGAAGGGGTCATCAGGCGGATGCGCGAGCGGGTCGCCGCGACGGACGAGCCCGACCCCGTTACCCAGGATCTGCTGATCGCGGTGACGCAGGATGTCGAGAAGCAGCACTGGATGTTCCAGGCCCAGCGTTGA
- a CDS encoding helix-turn-helix domain-containing protein, with the protein MSETWTIGELAERAAGLLRASGQQVNGRVREVPSERLIRWYATIGLLDPPLTRRGRVALYGRRHLLQLLAIKRMQAEGSSIAEIQIALAGATDTMLANAAHVHTTHPPTATPGATDPSIPHPAAADTADISTPHPAAADTPETSTPHPVTLSAPDALASEVVTAHSSDNSVLQFAVLGSALPPTAAPPTRAPETTAHGCSPEAGATAGAMRAEGLQGVGTTVPGREAGDVEAGGSAGPDVVWPGEGARPRFWARRAESPSWPLHGVRLAQGVTLLIDGAGRTPTEDDLEAVLAAAGPLLAVLEERRLHEGSAT; encoded by the coding sequence ATGAGCGAGACCTGGACGATCGGCGAGCTGGCCGAGCGCGCGGCAGGCCTGCTCCGCGCCTCGGGGCAGCAGGTCAACGGGCGGGTTCGCGAGGTGCCGAGTGAGCGTCTGATCAGGTGGTACGCCACGATCGGCCTCCTCGACCCGCCACTGACCAGACGCGGCAGGGTGGCGCTCTACGGGCGCCGGCATCTGCTGCAACTGCTGGCGATCAAGCGGATGCAGGCGGAGGGTTCCTCCATCGCGGAGATCCAGATCGCCCTTGCCGGCGCCACCGACACCATGCTCGCCAACGCGGCCCACGTGCACACCACCCATCCGCCTACCGCCACGCCAGGCGCAACAGACCCGTCCATCCCACACCCGGCCGCCGCCGACACTGCAGACATCTCAACGCCACACCCCGCCGCCGCCGACACTCCAGAGACCTCGACGCCACACCCAGTTACCCTCAGCGCCCCTGACGCCTTGGCCTCGGAAGTCGTCACCGCCCACTCCTCCGACAACTCGGTCCTACAGTTCGCAGTCCTCGGCAGCGCGCTCCCACCTACGGCGGCCCCCCCGACTCGCGCCCCAGAGACAACCGCCCACGGCTGCTCTCCCGAGGCTGGCGCGACCGCCGGGGCCATGAGGGCCGAGGGTCTGCAAGGAGTCGGAACCACGGTGCCCGGGCGTGAAGCTGGGGATGTCGAGGCTGGCGGCAGTGCCGGGCCTGATGTCGTGTGGCCGGGTGAGGGGGCCAGGCCGAGGTTCTGGGCCAGGCGCGCCGAGTCGCCGTCGTGGCCGCTGCACGGGGTACGGCTGGCCCAGGGCGTCACGTTGCTCATCGACGGCGCCGGCCGTACCCCCACGGAAGACGATCTCGAGGCAGTCCTCGCCGCCGCCGGACCGCTGCTCGCGGTGCTCGAAGAGCGCCGCCTCCACGAAGGGAGCGCGACATGA